The stretch of DNA AAAGCATAAGGATCCTGATTAACAATAGGGATCCGATTTAGGGGGTGAAGTGAAAAATCTAGGGTTCTATGTGCAAAAagttggatcgcgattaatagtcgCGATCCAAATGAGGGGGTAAAGTGTAAAAATGAGGGCCATATGTGCAAAAAGTTGGATCGCGATCAGGGGTAAAGTGTAAAATACAGGGGTCCAAATGCAAAAACCTGGATCTTGATTCCGTGCACGCGCCGGGGACGGCGCAGACGTTGCCGGCGTCCCCGTTCCACCTCCAGCGCAGTCCACCTCTCTTGGCGATGCGCGGCTGCATCCCCCGCCGGCCGCTGTGGCTCCGGCAGGTCGTggcatcctcctcctccggccgcgGCCTAGGCATTGGAGCTCGCCTAGCGGGCATCATTTGGGGCTGCTAATTCAGTAATTCCGTCGCGAGAGAAGTCTCGTGGGTTCGGTCTCCCGAGACCGAGAGCGGTGGTTGGGGGTCCTGGTCTTTACCTAATCAATCATGCAGGGAGGAAAGGTACGATGGCTTGCTCTTCTATAATCACTAGTAATCTAGCTATTCATTGAACTTTTAGTTCCTCTCTGACATTCAATTTAGTGCGACCAGCGAACTCTGCACTTACATGAGTTCTGTAGTATAAAAGAATGGGAAGCATGCCTTCCGTTTGGTCTAATCTTCTATGTGATTTGTACAACGCTCAAGCAAACTATCACTCTTACCTTACTAGTAGTGTCTACAGTTCATTTCTGAATGCAGGTGGCCTCCGCCAGCAGTCTGCATTGCATAATCCAAGCATCCAGTTGTCAGGTGCATTTCTTAATTGATTTTCCTGCAGAAAATGGTTGGCATGACAAACATTATATCTTTCCAATTGTTTGTAAAATATTAATTGCCTAGTAAGTAGTAACACACATGTACGCTTTGGTTTGTACAAAGAAAAAATTTGTGGAAAGAATGTCCTCTGAACAAGATCATGAAGAAAGCCATTCCAATAGAGCATGTCTACAACCCTCATAATAGTCTGCATCTTATGGCTGCTGTGATGATTTTTTTTAATCTTAACTTTCACAGGCAAACGGATGTGTTCTCCACACAATCTTAGAGCTGTATAGAATCAAAATAGATATGTTTGCTGTCTAGTTTAAGGTAGGACCTTCCAGTGTTTTACATCAGATTCACAACAGGACTATTCGACTTGTTCACCAGACTTAAGCTCATTTGCACAAGTTATCATATATTTTATTTAAGCTTCAGTAACAATCATATATCACTTGGTTCATGTTGACTGTAATGGTTTACCTGCTTTAGCATTTAGCACATCAAGTACTCTCCAACAGTTAGGTGTGAGGCTTGGCCTTCTTTTTGGCTCATCACAATCACAACACTGGAGCGCCACGCACATAAGTTGCTCAGCTTCCACATAGGGCCAATTTCCAGCATTCACATCTAATATTCTCCTGGGGCACTCTTTATCACGGATCTGTATTTTGACCTCATCAGTTATCCCAATCACTGATTCCCATCCTGTTAGTATCTGGAGGATGATGATCCCAAAGGAATAAACGTCTGCTTGGGTGCTCAACATCTGTGTTTTCAAGTAGACAGGGTCCATGTATCCAGTAGTTCCCATTGGCATTGTCATCCGACTAATGTTCTTCTGGCCAGATGGGTGAAAGTGTCCAGATGCTTACAAATTACATGAAGCTGAAAGTGTGACATAGAGCAAGCTACATTAACCCAAGAAAACTAGGACAAAGAGAACAAACCATGCCTCTTATAGTATGTATTTCTAAATGTATTGCACTGCAGCTTTGAGGATAGCACAGCATTCCCTATAGCATGCGTTTCTGTTTTGCAGGCTAAATCAACGAATGATGCCCTAAATAAGCATTGTGAAATGGCAGTATGCCAAAAAATGCTTATCTTACACATATATTACTAGCAGATGTCTGTATATCATCGATGCAAATCCAGAAACGAACCTGTAAATGTTTATATGTAGTCTTTCCAAGAAAAAACAAGAGTTTCTTAGAAACATGGCAGTGGCAGTTTGGGGAGTTAAGAGTAATCATTTACCAATTAATATCAATGACTAAAGAGTAATGATAAGCAAATAATAATCACAGCAATTGCAGTGGAAGACATCAAATACAATATACGGGTGTAAATAAGATGCGCAAATAATGAGGTGTGATGTGAATCAGCTGGTAGCAAAAAATGGTGTGAGAGATGAGAAGGGCAAAAGAAGGGCACAAATGCGCAATACACACAGTACACACAACCACCAGCACAATCCGTTCCTTTTGGACCACCTTAAAATATTTGCCTTCACTGACCATAGTACAGTTTCATGGAATTCCCATCTTCAGCATGAATAAAATCAGATTTTCTCATCAAGTGCTACTGCACTTATTCCTGAATAAAATCAATGTGTCAGCAACTCTGATTCAAAAGAGCCATTTCCAGTTACAACACATTTCTGCTCTTCTGAGGTAAGAACTAACAAGGGATACTAGTTCCCAATTTGATATTATTATACACTGATTTCCTGAAACATTGTAAATGACCTATCGTTATATAAGCAAcacaaaaagaagaaagaaagagcCCAACTATCTAATCCACCTAATCATGTGGTTCTGGGTGGGAGAAATCACAACACACTTGTCCTCTGCATCAGTATCTTATGGGTGAAAAAGAAACATGCAGCCTCATTGGACAGTGATTTTTCTCAAATCCATGCTCTGGGGATCTGAATCATCCATTAGGTTTCTAAGACCAACTCTCAGGTTCGGTACCCCCTCCTGCAAGATAGCGCACACTGGAAATATCGGGACACCATGCACTCTCCTCTTCAGTTCCTCGTACATTTCATCAGCTCCCTCTTCATCTATCTTGTTTGCGACGATCAGTGATGGTCGCCTCGTCAAGCCTTCTTGGTAATGCTCCAGCTCTGTGACCAGATCCTGCAGTTGCTCCCATGGCGGGATGCCCTTCCTGCCGTTGAGTGTGGCAGCAAGGTCAAGCACATAGGCGAGAACTTTGGTGCGCTCTATGTGCCTCAGGAAAGCATGGCCCAGGCCACGGTTCTCGTGGGCTCCTTTGATCAGACCAGGGATATCAGCCACTTTCACAGAGAAGTAGTCCTCATAGGTTAGGCTGCCAATGTTGGGCCTTAGTGTGGTGAATTCATAGTCGGCTATCTCTGGCTGTGCCCTAGAGAGAGCGCTCAGCAATGTGCTTTTTCCGGCGTTAGGCAATCCAACCAGACCGACATCTGCGATGCTCTTCAGTTCCAAGATGAGGAAGGTTTCGGTTCCTGGCTGCCCAGTACTCAAGCGGGCTATCTTGTCTTGTCTGTATGCTTTGGATGGTCGCATCTCCTTCATGATAAAAGCATTCCCCAGTCCACCTTCCCCTCCTCGTGCAATGATCAACCGTTGCCCAGGTTTTGTCATTTCAGCAACAGAATATTGCACATCTTGTTCCTGCCTctcttcgtcttcctcctcctcatcatcaaTGTCGAACTCATCTTCATCCTCCCAAAACTCACCATCCTCGCTTTCAGTCTGATCCTTGTCATCTATCTCCTCCTGACATGGATAGGTTCTTACATCACAATCAGTGTTTGTGAATCCAGACTCGGAGCGCGTATGCAAGTATTTTTTATTTTCCGGGTGACTGTTGCTTTCCTTTTCAGCTTCATTTCCATCAGTATTATGCTTGAGCGCGATATACCGATGGGATAAGCCACCATCAAAACCTTTCATCACTACATTATCAATCTGATTCGAACTGGCAGAGGAGTGTTCAGCAACACCAGGTATGTCCCAGGGATCAAGAACTCTGGTTGGTTTATTTACTGAAAAAGAAGGTTGCTCCCCTTCGACTAGATGAATCACCGTGCCTACTGGTACTTGTGCGATCTGCTCCACATACAAACATAAGGTAATGTATGGCTGTCAGTTTTCTTACAAAAGGTAGACCTAATAAATATTCAGAAGGGCATATATACACGTCCTCATGGCTACCTTGTCAGAACCTCTTGTTCCTATCTGATTCTTAGAAACTCCATTgccgcctcggcctcctctctgaAAACCAAAAGTAAACAGGCTAAAAGTCAGGTATAAATGAATTCTCAATAATTCAAAGGCTACATACCACATTAAGATACACCATAATTTCTAGCTTGACACTTTAGTTTCACAAATAAAAGTACGGGTTGGAGCTTTCCAATTCAAATATATTCACAACCTGAATTTTTAATTAGGTCACGGTGTTTTATGAAAAGAGGATTTTACATGAATCACAACTATGAGTGCAGCCAACATACATATCTTACAGGACAAAACAAATAAATAatgtatttttttttgaaaacatACCATGTGATGCTGCAAACCACTGAAATCCCAGATAGACCTTGAGCACTCAAGAATGACATCACCTCCCTTTCCTCCATTACCACCTGCATTTTTTTTGAACGCCAGATCAGGATCTATTGGTCCATAAAATTGTAAACAATATAGATCTGGCCAGTAGAGTGTTAAAGTTAGCCCAAGTAGCAGGAACCGACTTCAACCAATTTAAAGGGGAAACATTGGAAACCTTTTAGATTTCGTGCAAGTGGTGCAGTTAATCATCTACTTTGCTCATGATGTGTTGGTCAATAAACCAGATTACTTGAACCAAACAAAGCTGAAGGATTGTTGAGAACTAACTGGGTGATTCAGAAGAAAGTAACTGTTTGTCAAGCTTCAAGCTTGTTGTGGACGCTTTCTTGGGGATCAAGTACAGGCACAGGAAGAAGGAGACGCCGGCAGGTCCACCATCTAGTGGCTAGAGATTGTTAGTTTGTTTCAGTTTGTTTTAGTATTGTTAGCAGATTGGTTTGAGTTTGTTAGGGAATTTGTTAGTACTGCTGCTACAAAAGGAGCACAGCTGAACTCTTTGGGATTAGGCAATAAACAAGATCTAAACTACTCAGAGCCTCCGAGGGAGGGCGAGTTCATTGGGTCTCTATCTTGCCAATATATCTACCACAACAAAGCTTGTATCATAAAAAATCCAAGCTTTATGCGACTGAGCATTATAGAATGGATGTTCATGAAGGGAACATAAGAAGTGATGGAGTATATCACTATAAAAGGAACAACATATAGGCACCCAAACTAATAGTAACATCAGGCACCATAGCATTTCATAGTATGAAAGCAAGGCAGCACAATAGGGCAGTAAATGTAAATTGGAAGTGCTGTTTCACCCACCGTCGGGCCTGCCTTGGCGGTCGGACCTCGAGCGCCTGAGGCTGACGCAGCCATTGCCGCCGTCGCCACCCTTGGCGCGCATTCGGAACTTGTCCACCATCCCCCTCGCCTGCACCAAACCCACAAGATACGGCGCGCACCTCCGGTCAGAATCAGAGGCGGCAGACGGAGAATATAGAATAATCACAAATCGGAGAAGGATAGGAAGAGACCTGCAGGGGCGCCGTCTTTCCCTTCCTCCCCTCTGGCGCAGACCCGTAGTAGCATCCCAGCCCGCCGCCGGACTGCGCCCCCGTCCTCAGCGGCGGGAGCCGGCGGAGGAGAGCCTGGTGCCGCTGCCACATATCCGCCGGAGCGTGGAGTGCCCTCCGCGGCTGCCTACTGGGCTCGCCCGTGCAGTCTCCCTCGCCGCTGGCTGGCACCACGCCACCACCCCTTGCCCCCTTCGGCCCTTCTTTCTGCGTCCGAcgctcccccgcgccgccgccgtcctgtgTGGGCCGGACGCTTGTCTCTGGGCTGCGTGGGCCGATTAGTATACTTGCGTGTCTGTTTGTTTGGTTCcaggcaaaaaaaaaaggaatgcagaagagaaaggagaaagaaaaggcaTAGGGGTTTGAAGAACATGCCTAGGGGAGAGTCTGGTTTGACCGAGGAAGACAATATTAGGTGATAATGTGTCATACGAGTATATAGATAGACTATGTACCTCCTGGAATTTCTATGGCAATGCAACTCAAAATCATGTGGTTGGAAGAAAGAGAGTTGACTATGGTAGTTGTTTTTTGGTTGTTTCGGAAGTAGCTAGAGCAGCCAGGGATTCATTTAAAATCCAAGTACGTCTCTTAGGATTGGACTAAGGTTGGACTTGACTCGTATAACTGTTATGATTGGTTGTATATTAATTACGCGCAATCCTGGGCACCGCGTCATTCCAcattctgttttttttttcttttttaaacGAACCGGCAGAAGATCTGCTTGCTATATTAAAAAGCCGGAAAAGCAAGTACAGAAGCGGAAAAAAAACCGTGAAAAAAGACAAAATTCCACATTCCGTTTGAAAGCGACGCGCTGTGCACATTGACGATCCTCGTATACTGATGTTGCTTGCTCTTGTTCCTGTTATTGTATATTGTGTGCAATAAACGCCATTCTGTTGGAACTTGGAAGATGCCATGGAGAGCTCGCCGGTCGGCCGGTGATGCAGTCGATGTTGGCCCTCCGCTACAAGCGTGCGCAGGCACGCAGCAACTATCTGCCGATGGGTGCTGGTGACTTGGTCACCGGAATAAGGGGAAAACAACTAGGAATTGCATAGAAATGAGGAAAGTTAGCGTTCATTTGTAGAAATGAGGAAAACAACTACTCTTCCGTATTAATCGCCCTGCATGCATAGCGTTCATTGCGTAGAAATGACGCTTTCGCTGGACTGGGCACAGGACCCCGTCGGCTTGACGCAATGCATTGACGTCTGATTGTAAAACCTGACGCAATCCACAAGCATCTGGCAGAACATAAAAAACcacaaaaaggaaagaaaaatacCGAGTGCATCTGACATCAAATGTACAAGAAAGTGCCTTGGGCCAAACCAACCAACTCCATAAAATTTGATTGTTTGGGTACGGTACAAACATCGATACGTCATGGCCTCATGGGTGCCCTTATCACCATCCATGGGAAAACATCTGCCGGATGAAGCTGCAAAAACTCCACTTCTGTCGGCTGTTTCCAACTTTTCCGCTCGAAATGCTGTATATACAATCCGAAAGGTCTTCCATGTCATCATCGATGAGAAACCACGTCAAAGACTACAGCGAAGCCTGATTGCCAAAACTCAGGGGGGAAAAAAGCTGATACATAATCTTTTCACCATCCTACGTAGTATATGCTCACATCTGCAAGATTCACCCACCTTTCCAGACCCACCTAACTGCCAAAAAGTTTTGAACCAAATGGATCAATAGAAAAGGGATTTACATGAGAGGAAGGTATGCACCCCCATGGCCCTTCCTTAGGATCAGCGGGCCAGCATTCTCCGGGACTTTGTCCAAAACTCTATTGCATATACCAAGGACGTCAAGAAAGCCTGTCGCCAGGATTGCTAACTGCAGCCTCAGCCTCATGTCCCTCGTTCTACGCAGCAGGCTCCTGAATGATCTGCCAAGATGTTTCACCCACTCTGCAGGCAAGCCTCCAGGCGAAAGCCATACAGAGAAGTGTGACTGCTCCCCCCTAGCTGCAACCTCTGCCCTGTAAAACCTTGCAAGCTCCAGAAGCATTGGTGGCTGCAGGGGCAGCACTGATACAAACTCAGCCACGAATTGCTCAATTAGATCCGGTTTCAGCATTTGATTCCAAAAGACTGGAGCCCATTCCATAGGCTGATTTATGTTGTACGCTTCAGCAACAATAAGGGCTTCCTGGAATCTAGATTGTTCCACAAAAATCCGCCGGGCATTTGTTTCTGAAAGACCAATCCACAGAAGATCAGGTATCCGAATCTGAAGTGACAGAAGAGAAGCACGGGCACAAGCACGATGTGTTCTTTGGCCAGCATCAATCGTTGAAAGAACCTCAGCTGTCTCTACAAGGTGACGCATAGCCTCAAGGAGTTCATCATTTCGCCGCTCCTTGTCGTATCGCGATAACCAGCTGTTCATGTATTGCTCGGCGCGCAACTCAAGGAGAGAAGCAGCCTCATGCTTCATGTCAAAGTGCCTATATACCTGAATCAGacatagaagttgtagagcacAAGGAGACAGAAGGTTAACATTCATAGTGGTAATAACCAAGCTGTACAATTGTCAATAAATGAAAAAAGGTACGAAGTAAACAAAAATCTCTAGTCATCACCTTTTCTTATTCTTTATGCAAGATTCCTTTGGGGCCAAAGCAGGCTAATATTGATTAGTACATTTTCTATCAGTATGAATGCAAAACTTGCATGGCCTGTGCTCAATCAGCAGAATAATTGCTCCAGCACAGCATTAGGTCCTGAAATAATTATTTCTTTAACTTTACTAAATGTTTGATTATTTTCAACACCCATAATTGTGACAGAGGACCATTTAGTAGGCACTAGGCAAGCAATGCAAAAGTGCTCCTCTTTACTCGCTTAGTGTTTATAGTGATGGTCCTCTGGTCAATTCCGTTTGGTGGTGTGCTAAACCTGCTCTTGGACCTACTTTGGGTTGTTGGATAGTAAATAGATACAGAGCGTTCAAAGATTTTTGGGTAGTAACAGAGGTGAGGGATGGGGAGATACCATTGAGAGAGCGTCATCGTCATTCGGATTAAACTGTTTCAGTGATGTAATAACAGCCATCCTAAATCCTCGAACCGATGCAAGCGTCCCAGTAGTTGTGTCAGTGGCAGAATACTTTTGAAGTAGCAACTCCAACTGGCCATTCTCTACAAGGATGGAAAGAATGAAGCTCAAGGAATGGAAATTGCTCACTCCAGTGATCAAGCGAGCTAAACAAGAAAAATCCCCCTCTAAAACATATGAGTCCACTCTATTTGCTGCAAAAGTGACGAGAACATCCACTCCATCAAGGCAAGAAGATGACATGTAGAAGTGGTGAGACAATATTAGGAGTTCAACCTGCAATGACATTTTACGATAACAACTTAGAGGCGGCAAAAGAAAAACATAAATCAAAGCTTGATATTCTCTGTTGAAGTTTCTGTAAAACTACACGAACAATACAACTGCAGGTTTGATGAGCATGCAAATCACTCCTCTGAAAAACAATA from Panicum hallii strain FIL2 chromosome 3, PHallii_v3.1, whole genome shotgun sequence encodes:
- the LOC112887886 gene encoding probable GTP-binding protein OBGM, mitochondrial; protein product: MWQRHQALLRRLPPLRTGAQSGGGLGCYYGSAPEGRKGKTAPLQARGMVDKFRMRAKGGDGGNGCVSLRRSRSDRQGRPDGGNGGKGGDVILECSRSIWDFSGLQHHMRGGRGGNGVSKNQIGTRGSDKIAQVPVGTVIHLVEGEQPSFSVNKPTRVLDPWDIPGVAEHSSASSNQIDNVVMKGFDGGLSHRYIALKHNTDGNEAEKESNSHPENKKYLHTRSESGFTNTDCDVRTYPCQEEIDDKDQTESEDGEFWEDEDEFDIDDEEEEDEERQEQDVQYSVAEMTKPGQRLIIARGGEGGLGNAFIMKEMRPSKAYRQDKIARLSTGQPGTETFLILELKSIADVGLVGLPNAGKSTLLSALSRAQPEIADYEFTTLRPNIGSLTYEDYFSVKVADIPGLIKGAHENRGLGHAFLRHIERTKVLAYVLDLAATLNGRKGIPPWEQLQDLVTELEHYQEGLTRRPSLIVANKIDEEGADEMYEELKRRVHGVPIFPVCAILQEGVPNLRVGLRNLMDDSDPQSMDLRKITVQ